From Diospyros lotus cultivar Yz01 chromosome 4, ASM1463336v1, whole genome shotgun sequence, a single genomic window includes:
- the LOC127799942 gene encoding protein SRC2-like — MEYRTLEINVMSAKDLKQGNLFTKMSVYVVVSISGNPATRQKTAVDRGGNTNPTWNFPMKFTVDESALRQNHLTLVFNLRCDRSLGDKDVGEVHVPVKELADSIDTGKLQFLTYQVRKPSGKPKGELSFSYKWGEKFAGSAAAKYDAPLTAYPGTAVGDSSVAAKGDEPVTAYPATAAAGPSSGYPPPPPPPYNAGAYPPPPPPYNAGAYPPPPPPTGYGYPQPPPYGGYPPPGYGYAPQSGYGYSQPAQQPAAKKKNKFGMGLGAGLLGGAIGGLLVGDMVSDTVSDDFGGGFDGGF; from the coding sequence ATGGAGTATCGAACTTTGGAGATCAACGTCATGTCTGCCAAGGATCTGAAGCAGGGCAATCTCTTCACCAAGATGAGCGTCTACGTCGTCGTTTCGATCTCCGGCAATCCCGCCACCAGGCAGAAGACCGCCGTGGACAGAGGCGGCAACACCAACCCCACCTGGAACTTCCCCATGAAGTTCACCGTCGACGAGTCCGCCCTCCGCCAGAACCACCTCACCCTCGTCTTCAACCTCCGCTGCGACCGGAGCCTCGGCGACAAGGACGTCGGTGAAGTCCACGTCCCGGTCAAGGAGCTCGCCGACTCCATCGACACCGGAAAACTCCAGTTTTTGACTTACCAGGTGAGAAAGCCCTCCGGCAAACCCAAGGGCGAGCTCAGTTTTTCGTACAAGTGGGGCGAGAAATTCGCCGGATCGGCGGCCGCTAAGTATGATGCACCGTTGACGGCGTATCCGGGTACTGCGGTGGGGGATTCATCGGTAGCAGCTAAGGGCGATGAGCCGGTGACGGCGTATCCGGCTACGGCGGCGGCGGGGCCGAGCTCTGGATACCcacctccgccgccgccgccctaCAATGCTGGGGCATatccgccaccgccaccgccctATAATGCTGGGGCATATCCACCACCGCCACCGCCTACGGGCTACGGGTACCCGCAACCGCCGCCTTATGGGGGCTATCCACCGCCGGGGTACGGGTACGCGCCGCAATCGGGATATGGGTACTCGCAGCCAGCACAGCAACCGGcggcaaagaagaagaacaagttTGGGATGGGGCTGGGGGCTGGGCTGTTGGGAGGAGCAATTGGTGGGCTGCTGGTGGGCGATATGGTATCTGATACAGTTTCTGATGATTTTGGTGGCGGATTTGATGGCGGATTTTGA